The DNA region GGAAAAACGTTGGGACATTTCCTGGAAGAAACTCATGTCCAGGTAGACCTTCTGGTCCGCCGGGCAATAGAACGGGCCGGTCGCCGAAGAGGCCAGGCCGCACGCCGAGTTGACGCGGCCACTGAACAGTACCAGGGTCGGGTTCTTATATTGACGACCGGCCTGCTGGAAAATCTGACCCCAAGTGTCCTCGGTATCACCGAGGATCGAGCGCACGAACTCGGCTCCTTCATCAGTGGCCGGCGGTGCCTTGCGGGTTTGAGTCGGGGCCGGTGCCGATTGCTCGCTCATTTGCCCGGTCAGTTGCCCGAGGATTTGCATCGGGTCCTGGCCGGTGATCCAGCCGATCCCGACGATCAAGATAATTGCCATCAGGCTCAGGCCCTTGCCGCCACCGAAGCGCATCCCGCCACCACCGCCGCCAGAATCATCACCACGGGCATCGACCACGTTGTCGCTGCGTCGGCCTTTTTTCCATAGCATGTGGGAATCCTCTGAATGTCCGTGGGGATGAGTGTTGCTGCTGAGTGGGAGCGGCGCCAGTCCGGTCGTCCATCTTTTGTTGCGCGCAGGAGCCTTCCCGGCAACCAGTGGTGGGTTGCCGGGAATACTCCAGACTCGTATTGAACACGGACAACCCATCTAATTCCTTCAGGCGACGGGTTTTTATCGGGCAGGCGACGGCCCGTATCGGAAATTATTTGTCGAGCACGGTTGCCGGACTGCGGGTTCCAGATTTCGCATTACTTGGTTTGTCTTTTAGAATCTGGAAAATTCAGTGTGGACCCTCCCATGGCCGGCAGTCAGATCGAACGTGTTCTCAGTGTGCTGGAAAGCCTCACCAGTGACCCCCGCGGGCTGCAGATGCAGGCATTGGCAGAGCAACTCGACATTCCAAAAAGCGCGACTCACCGCTTACTCGCCGAGCTGATTCGCCTGGGCTACGTGCGGCAGAATCCAGAGAATTTGCGCTATCACTTGTCGACCAAACTGGTGGCAATGGGGTTCCGCTATCTGTCGAGCAGCGGCGCCGATATCGTGCAGCCGGTGCTTGATCGTCTGGCCCATGAAACCGGAGAACTGGTGCGTCTAGGCATTATCGAAGGTGAACGGCAGATCTGGATTGCCAAATCCCAGGGCGCCCGTTCGGGGTTGCGTTACGACCCGGACATGGGCCGCGACGCGCCATTGTTTTATACCGCATCAGGCCATGCCTGGTTGGCGTGCATGAGCGATGCTGAAGCCTTGTCGCTGGTAGAGCGCCAGGGTGATGAACGGCCCAAAGACCTCGGGCCGAAGGCTCCGCGTTCCAACATTGAATTGCTGGAACGGCTGCGGCTGGCGCGGGAGCAGGGCTATGCCTGGGTCGAGGAAAGTTCGGCTGTGGGCACTTCAGCGATTGCGGCAGTGGTGCGGCACCCAAGTGATGGGCGGGTAATCGGCGTATTGAGTATTGCTGGCCCAAGCGCGCGGATGCCGGGGGCTCGACTACATGAGTTGGCGCCACTGTTGTTGAAAGTTACCGAAGAGTTGTCAGCAGCAAGTCTGGCTTCTGAGATGTTTAACTAACGGCAGTAAATCCTTGCTCTGCAATTCGTGTGCGTTGTTCGCCCACTTTTACTGTGTGGCTATGTGAGAATCTGGAACCGGGTTCTAAATT from Pseudomonas sp. ACM7 includes:
- a CDS encoding neutral zinc metallopeptidase: MLWKKGRRSDNVVDARGDDSGGGGGGMRFGGGKGLSLMAIILIVGIGWITGQDPMQILGQLTGQMSEQSAPAPTQTRKAPPATDEGAEFVRSILGDTEDTWGQIFQQAGRQYKNPTLVLFSGRVNSACGLASSATGPFYCPADQKVYLDMSFFQEMSQRFSAAGDFAQAYVIAHEVGHHVQTLLGVSAKIQTARQQGRQMEGDGGLLVRQELQADCLAGVWANNAQKRLNWLEPGDIEEALNAANAIGDDRLQQQGQGRVVPDSFTHGTSAQRVRWFKTGFAQGQVGQCDTFAAKNL
- a CDS encoding IclR family transcriptional regulator gives rise to the protein MAGSQIERVLSVLESLTSDPRGLQMQALAEQLDIPKSATHRLLAELIRLGYVRQNPENLRYHLSTKLVAMGFRYLSSSGADIVQPVLDRLAHETGELVRLGIIEGERQIWIAKSQGARSGLRYDPDMGRDAPLFYTASGHAWLACMSDAEALSLVERQGDERPKDLGPKAPRSNIELLERLRLAREQGYAWVEESSAVGTSAIAAVVRHPSDGRVIGVLSIAGPSARMPGARLHELAPLLLKVTEELSAASLASEMFN